GCAGTTTCACCGGCGCCGGTGGGGGTGGCGCCAAGCAGGAGGCGTTGTCCTTTTCGCTTCGTCAGCTCTTCCAGGCTAAAGTGAAAGCAGGCGAAACCACTCGTAATTACGACCTCTTGAGCGTCAATAGCTCCCTTACATATAATTTTGAGGCAACGGGCCGCAAGTTTTCGGAAATAAGCACCACGGGGCAGATTTCGCTTCTGAAGAATGTCCGGATGTCGGCCTCTATGACTCATGACCTGTACAGGCCAGGAACCGATGTTCTCCGATGGCAGTCACCGTATCTAACTTCTTTTAGCATCTCTTCTTCATTCAGTACCGGCGGCGTCCTGGAAGAATATGACCCGCTCAGCCAGGTCTCGGGCACGCCAGGAGCCGCAAAATCATCAGATATGAAGCAAAGTTGGAGTTTTTCGGTGTCCCATTACTATTCGGAACGGGGTAGAGCCTCGGCTTTCAGCAAAATCCATAATGTCAGTTTCAATTTGCGGATAAATCTCACTTCGAAGTGGAA
The DNA window shown above is from Candidatus Zixiibacteriota bacterium and carries:
- a CDS encoding putative LPS assembly protein LptD; the encoded protein is SFTGAGGGGAKQEALSFSLRQLFQAKVKAGETTRNYDLLSVNSSLTYNFEATGRKFSEISTTGQISLLKNVRMSASMTHDLYRPGTDVLRWQSPYLTSFSISSSFSTGGVLEEYDPLSQVSGTPGAAKSSDMKQSWSFSVSHYYSERGRASAFSKIHNVSFNLRINLTSKWKISYYQGYDIVRDRTISRRVEVERNLHCWQGYFYWIPDGSNQGYYFRINVISIPDIKFEKSESGIRSAFL